The proteins below come from a single Triticum aestivum cultivar Chinese Spring chromosome 5D, IWGSC CS RefSeq v2.1, whole genome shotgun sequence genomic window:
- the LOC123125302 gene encoding NEP1-interacting protein 2 — protein MLDVATRAAGGLARSLVVAAFGAAGTVIGGMLGLLWGFVNEDGLLQGVVVGAVTGALVSVELADSLLRIWTCGDCSMDERIKRTRLVLRSVAAGRLLRGSVFPAISGALDSQIEALQQHHSSRGDLFEPSSGPVTAARRAAVESLPATVLTKETAGAGQHTTCPICLHEFQAGESSRRLPACGHVFHLACIDSWLLWKPHCPMCRHAVY, from the exons ATGCTCGACGTGGCCACCAGAGCAGCCGGCGGGCTGGCGCGCTCGCTCGTTGTGGCCGCCTTCGGCGCAG CCGGTACGGTGATCGGCGGCATGCTCGGCCTCCTGTGGGGCTTCGTTAACGAGGACGGACTGCTGCAGGGCGTGGTGGTCGGGGCGGTCACCGGCGCCCTCGTTTCCGTGGAGCTCGCCGACTCCCTCCTCAGGATATGGACCTGCGGCGACTGCTCCATGGACGAGCGCATCAAACGCACG CGGCTGGTGCTCCGGAGCGTGGCGGCCGGCCGCCTCCTGCGCGGCTCGGTGTTCCCGGCCATAAGCGGCGCGCTGGACAGCCAGATCGAGGCGCTGCAGCAGCACCACTCGTCGCGAGGCGACCTCTTCGAGCCGAGCTCCGGCCCGGTGACGGCCGCGCGGAGGGCCGCCGTCGAGAGCCTCCCGGCGACGGTGCTCACCAAGGAGACcgcgggcgcggggcagcacacCACCTGCCCCATCTGCCTCCAT GAGTTCCAGGCCggcgagagctccaggaggctgcCGGCGTGCGGCCACGTGTTCCACCTGGCGTGCATCGACAGCTGGCTCCTGTGGAAGCCCCACTGCCCCATGTGCCGCCACGCCGTCTACTAG